AATGTAAATTTCATTAAAATGAAACGGCGATCCCTCTTTTCTCACTTTGACGCGCTATCTGCCTCTGCACGCCTCTGGTATGATGAGTGCAATTTGCAAAAGCTGTGTAATGGAAATCTCACTATGGTCATTAAGGCGCAGAGCCCGGCGGGTTTCGCGGAAGAGTACATCATTGAAAGCATCTGGAATAATCGTTTCCCTGCGGGGTCCATTCTACCTGCTGAACGCGAACTCTCTGAACTGATTGGCGTCACCCGCACCACGCTGCGAGAAGTGCTTCAGCGCCTGGCGCGCGATGGCTGGTTGACAATTCAGCACGGCAAACCCACCAAAGTGAATAACTTCTGGGAAACGTCCGGACTGAATATTCTTGAAACGCTGGCGCGTCTCGACCACGAAAGCGTTCCGCAGCTGATTGATAATCTGCTTTCCGTGCGTACCAACATCGCCACCATCTTTATTCGGACCGCGTTTCGTCAGCATCCTGAAGACGCGCTTGCGGTCCTGGCTAGCGCTAACGCGGTAGAAGATCACGCCGATGCCTTTGCGACGCTCGACTACAACATCTTCCGCGGCCTGGCGTTTGCCTCCGGTAACCCAATCTATGGGTTGATCCTCAACGGCATGAAAGGGCTGTATACCCGCATTGGTCGTCACTACTTTGCGAACCCAGAAGCGCGCAGCCTGGCGCTCGGTTTTTATCACAAACTGAGCGAGTTGTGTTCTACCGCGCAGCACGACCAGGTGTATGAGACGGTGCGTCGTTATGGCCGGGATTCCGGGGAGATCTGGCATCGTATGCAGAAAACCCTGCCGGGTGATTTAGCGATTCAGTCGCGCTAAAAGAAAAACCTCTCAGATGAGAGGTTTTTTTTCGTCGGGTGGCGGCTTCGCCTGACCCGACCTGTGGGGTTTGCAGGCCCGGTAAGCGCAGCGCCACCGGGCAAAAAGGCTGCATCAGAGCGTATTCAACCGCGTTGGGCAGCGTTCCAGCAGTTCCACGCTGCCATCTTCATTCTGCTGCTCCATTATGACGTCGAATCCCCACAGGCGATGCACATGCTTCAGCACCTCTTTACGCCCTTTATCCAGTGGCGCGCGGTTGTGCGGAATATAGCGCAGCGTCAGGGAGCGGTCACCGCGAAGATCCACGTTCCAGACCTGAATGTTCGGCTCCAGGTTGCTCAGGTTGTACTGAGAGGAGAGGCGCGAGCGGATCTCGCGGTAGCCCTCTTCGTTGTGGATCGCCGAAATCTCGAGGTAGTTATTCCTGTCGTCATCCAGCACGGTAAAGAAGCGGAAGTCGCGCATAATCTTCGGTGACATGAACTGGCTGATGAAGCTCTCGTCCTTAAAGTCGCGCATCGCAAAATGCAGCGTCTCCAGCCAGTCAGACCCGGCGATATCCGGGAACCAGTATTTATCTTCTTCCGTTGGCGACTGGCAGATGCGTTTAATATCCTGGAACATCGCAAAACCGAGCGCATACGGGTTGATCCCGCTGTACCACGGGCTGTTGTAAGCAGGCTGGAACACCACGTTGGTGTGGCTGTGCAGGAACTCCATCATAAACCGCTCGGTGACTTTGCCTTCGTCATACAGATGGTTAAGGATGGTGTAGTGCCAGAACGTCGCCCAGCCTTCGTTCATCACCTGCGTCTGCTTTTGCGGATAGAAATACTGGCTCACCTTGCGCACGATGCGCAGGATCTCACGCTGCCACGGCTCCAGCAGCGGGGCGTTTTTCTCCATAAAGTACAGCAGGTTTTCCTGCGGCTCAGAAGGGTAGCGCCGCGCCTCGGCCACGGTTTTCTCCTCCTCACGCTTCGGCAGCGTGCGCCACAGCATATTCACCTGGCTTTGCAGATACTCCTCGCGGCTTTTCTGCCGGGCTTTCTCCTCCTGCAATGAGATTTTTTGCGGACGCTTGTAGCGGTCGACGCCGTAGTTCATCAGCGCATGGCAGGAGTCGAGGAGCTTCTCTACCTCATCCACGCCGTAACGCTCCTCGCAGTCGGTAATGTATTTGCGGGCAAAGATCAGGTAATCGACGATCGAGCTGGCATCCGTCCAGCTGCGGAACAGGTAGTTATTCTTGAAGAAGGAGTTATGCCCGTAGCAGGCATGCGCCATCACCAGCGCCTGCATGGTAATGGTGTTCTCTTCCATCAAATAGGCGATACACGGGTTGGAGTTAATGACTATCTCATACGCCAGCCCCTGCTGACCGTGTTTATAGAGCCGCTCGGTTTCAATGAACTTTTTACCGAACGACCAGTGAGGATAATTGATTGGCATCCCGACGCTGGAGTAAGCATCCATCATCTGTTCGGACGTAATGACTTCAATCTGATGCGGATAGGTGTCCAGACGATAGAGTTTCGCTACCCGGTCTATCTCGGCGAGGTAGACATCCAGCAGCTCGAAGGTCCAGTCGGGTCCATCGCAGAGACGTGTGCTGTTCCTGGACATGGAATCAATAGTAGCCATTAGCGCGCCCTCATTGTTGGTGCTCTCTCTGGCTGGAGAGCCTCCTTTCAAGCATAGATCACCGTGTTAAAAAGCGTGCTGATGGAGAAATTTTTTCTTTGCGATTTCTTCTTTTCAATAAGGTAAAAAATGCGGCCCTTGCAGCATTTTATGCTGGTTAAAAATAGCGCGCAGCAGGAGATCCCAAATAAGCGCCATCCCCACGGGCAGGGGAAGATGTGAGGCAAGTCACCATAAAAAAGTCGTATGTTGAATAATATTTTCAACTAGGTTATCAATCTGTAATCAGATGATTGTTCTTTTGCACATAATGGAGTGGCTATGCGTGTTGTCATACTGGGAAGTGGTGTGGTTGGCGTAACCAGCGCCTGGTATTTAAGTCAGGCAGGGCATGAGGTTACGGTTATCGATCGTGAATCCGGCCCGGCCCTGGAGACCAGCGCGGCGAACGCCGGCCAAATCTCCCCGGGCTATGCGGCACCGTGGGCAGCACCCGGCGTCCCGCTGAAGGCGATCAAATGGATGTTCCAGCGCCACGCGCCGCTGGCGATCGGCCTTGATGGCACGCCGTTCCAGCTCAAGTGGATGTGGCAGATGCTGCGCAACTGCGACACGCGCCACTACATGGAAAACAAAGGGCGCATGGTGCGCCTGGCAGAATACAGCCGCGACTGCCTGAAAGCTTTACGCGCCTCGACCGGCATTGAGTACGAAGGGCGGCAGGGCGGCACGCTGCAGCTGTTCCGCACCGCGCAGCAGTATGAAAACGCCACCCGCGATATCGCCGTGCTGGAAGACGCGGGCGTACCTTATCAGCTGCTGGAGGCCAGCCAGTTGGGGCAGGTCGAGCCTGCCCTGGCGGAAGTGGCGCACAAGCTTACCGGTGGGTTACGTCTGCCAAACGACGAAACCGGCGACTGCCAGCTCTTTACCCAGCGTCTGGCGCAGATGTGCGAGCAGGCGGGGGTGACATTCCGCTTTAATACGCCGGTCGATAAGCTGTTGTCGGAAGGAGAAAAAATTTACGGCGTGAAGTGCGGCGAAGAGGTGATTAAAGCGGATGCTTACGTCATGGCGTTTGGTTCCTACTCCACCGCGATGCTCAAGGGCATTCTCGACATTCCTGTTTACCCGCTTAAAGGCTACTCCCTGACCATTCCGGTGAAAGAGGACAGCGGCGCGCCGGTCTCTACCATTCTTGATGAAACCTACAAAATCGCCATCACCCGCTTTGATAACCGGATCCGCGTCGGCGGCATGGCGGAAATTGTGGGCTTTAATACCGAGCTGCTTAAACCGCGTCGTGAAACGCTGGAGATGGTGGTCGGCGATCTCTTCCCGCGCGGCGGGTTTATTGAACAGGCGACCTTCTGGACCGGTCTGCGTCCTATGACGCCGGACGGCACGCCGATTGTGGGTCGTACGCCTTATAAAAACCTGTGGACCAACACCGGGCACGGAACGCTGGGCTGGACGATGGCCTGCGGATCGGGCCAGCTGTTGAGCGACCTGCTTTCTGGCCGCACGCCGGCGATTCCGTTTGACGACCTGAGTGTGGCACGCTATCAATCAGGGTTTAACCCATCGCGTCCACAGCATCTTCACGGCGCGCATCAATAAGGAGTTGCCATGTCACGTCCTGTTCTGGCGCAGCTCGATTTGCAGGCCCTGAAGGATAACCTGCAAATTGTCCGTCGTGCTGCGCCGGGTTCACGCGTCTGGTCGGTTGTCAAAGCGAACGCCTACGGGCACGGTATTGACCGTATCTGGGGCGCGCTTGGCGCGACCGACGGCTTTGCCTTACTGAACCTTGATGAGGCCATTCTTCTTCGCGAACGCGGCTGGAAGGGGCCAATTTTACTGCTGGAAGGTTTTTTCCACGCCGACGATCTGCCCCTGCTGGATAAATACCGCCTGACCACCAGCCTCCACAGCAACTGGCAGATCAAAGCCCTGCAGGATGCGAAGCTGCATGCTCCGCTGGATATCTATCTTAAGGTAAACAGCGGCATGAACCGCCTGGGCTTCCAGCCTGAGCGCGTACACACGGTCTGGCAGCAGCTGCGTAATCTGAAAAACGTTGGCGAAATGACGCTGATGGCGCACTTTGCCGACGCCGAAAAACCGGACGGCATTGCTGATGCGATGGTGCGCGTTGAGCAGGCGGCGGAAGGGCTGGATTGCCCGCGCTCCCTGTCAAACTCGGCGGCGACGCTCTGGCATCCTGAAGCGCATTTCGACTGGGTTCGCCCGGGCATTATCCTCTACGGTGCTTCACCGTCCGGCCAGTGGCAGGATATTGCCAACAGTGGCCTTAAGCCGGTCATGACGCTGCGCAGTGAAATCATTGGTGTCCAGACGCTGAAAGCGGGCGATACCGTGGGCTACGGCAGCCGATACCGTGCGACGGGGGAGCAGCGTATCGGGATTGTCGCGTGCGGCTATGCCGACGGTTACCCGCGCATTGCCCCCAGCGGTACGCCCGTGTGGGTGGATGGCGTGCGCACCGGAACCGTTGGCACGGTCTCGATGGATATGATGGCGATTGACTTAACGCCTTGCCCGCAGGCAGGCATTGGGACCCCGGTTGAGCTGTGGGGTAACGAGGTCAAAATCGACGATGTTGCCTCTGCGGCGGGCACCGTGGGCTATGAGCTGATGTGTGCGTTAGCGCCGCGCGTACCGGTCGTGACGCTGTAACCTTCCACGCGGTAACAGGCCGGGTGAGGTGAAGGCATCACCCGGCAAATCCTTACTCCGACTCCTCTTCCATCGGCCTGACGCCGACCTTGCGTACCGCGTTATCCTCTTTCTCAGCCACCGTCCAGATCATGCCGGCGAACTCCACCTGGTCACCGACTACCGGCGCTGCGCCCAGCAGTTTCTGGATAATGTCCCCGAGCGTCTGCTGGTTGTCGCGATTTTCCAGCCCGTCTTCCAGGCCGTAAATCAGCGCAACATCGGCAAACCGGGCGCTGGCTTCAAGAATAAAATCGCCGAAGAAGCGCTGGTCGAGCGCAACGGGCGGCGACTGGCTAAACAGCTTGCCGAGAGCGGGGAGATCGCGCTCGCGACCAATCACGCAGAGAATATCGCCTTCACGCAGGCGCGTGCTGCCCGTGGGGTGGAGCAGGACATTGTCGCGGAACAGGGCGGCAATGCGCGTTTCGGAGGGCATATGCAGATCGCGCAGCGATGCCCCGACGCACCATTTGTCGGCGCTGAGCTGGTAGACAAACTGCTCCCACGGATTTTCCGGGTGAAGATCCAGCCCGACGCGGGACACCGGCCAGCCGACCGGCGGCACCACCACTTTGGCCCTTTTCGCCGCCCATCCCAGCGAGGTACCCTGGAACAACAGCGACACCAGCACGACGAAGAAGGCGACGTTGAAGAACAGCCGCGCGTTATCCAGGCCTGCCATCATCGGGAACACGGCGAGGATAATCGGCACCGCGCCGCGCAGACCGACCCAGCTGATAAAGATCCGCTCGCGCAGGTTAAACCCGCGAAACGGCAGCAGACCGGCAAACACTGACAGCGGGCGGGCAAAGAAAATCATCCAGGCCGACAGGAGCAGGGCCGGAACGGCAATCGGCAGCAGGTCCGACGGCGTCACCAGCAGTCCAAGCACCAGGAACATGCCGATTTGCGCCAGCCACGCCAGACCGTCAAAGTTCTGCAAAATGGCATAGCGGTTGCGGATGGGGCGGTTGCCGAGTAAAAAGCCGCACAGGTAAACGGCGAGGATCCCGCTTCCGTCCAGCGCCGTCGTCACGGCAAAAATCAGAATGCCGCCGCTCAGCGCCAGCAGCGGGTAAAGGCCCGCCGGGAGCGAAATCCGGTTAATCATCTGCTGCAGGAGATAACCACCGGCCAGGCCGAGGATGATCCCAAGACCGAACTGCTGAATGATATGCCAGGCAAACATCCAGCTCAGGCTGCTCTCATGCTGCTGGATCATCTCAATCAGCGTGATGGTGAGAAACACCGCCATCGGGTCGTTGCTGCCGGATTCAATCTCAAGCGTGGAGCCGACGCGTTCGTTAAGCCCCTTGCCGCCGAGCAGGGAAAATACGGCTGCCGCATCGGTGGAACCGACAATGGCGCCGATCAGCAGCCCTTCCATCATATTCAGGTGAAACAGCCATGCCGCCATCATCCCGGTTAAGCCGGAGGTGATCAGCACGCCAACGGTCGCCAGCGACAGCGCCGGGCCTAATGCAACGCGAAACGAACTGGCCTGGGTACGCATCCCGCCGTCAAGCAGGATCACCGCCAGGGCCAGGTTGCTCACCATGTAGGCGAAAGGGTAGTTATCGAATGGAATACCGCCGATGCCATCGATGCCAGCCAGCATGCCGATGGCAAGAAAAATAACAAGAATAGGTATGCCAAGACGCGATGAAAATGAACTCAATAAAATACTGCAGGTTACAAGGACCGAACCCAGAATGAAAAGGCTGATTATCGCTGTGGCATCCAATGTTCTCTTACTCCCACCTCAATGTTGTTGTCTCTGTTAAAACCCTAACATATTAACGGCAGAGACAACGTTTAATTAAGGCGGTATCACCGCTTTTTTATGCTTTTATAACCGGATGGCCGCCCATTGTTAACTGACTGCCCGAATCTCCATGAATCAGCTGCGCATGCGCCCCCAGCGGCAGGGTGACCGTCTGCTGTTCGTGGCCGAACGGAAGACCTGTGATCACCGGAATATCCAGCCGCGAACGGATAAAGTCGACCATGGTTTCAA
This region of Enterobacter cancerogenus genomic DNA includes:
- the dadX gene encoding catabolic alanine racemase DadX, with the protein product MSRPVLAQLDLQALKDNLQIVRRAAPGSRVWSVVKANAYGHGIDRIWGALGATDGFALLNLDEAILLRERGWKGPILLLEGFFHADDLPLLDKYRLTTSLHSNWQIKALQDAKLHAPLDIYLKVNSGMNRLGFQPERVHTVWQQLRNLKNVGEMTLMAHFADAEKPDGIADAMVRVEQAAEGLDCPRSLSNSAATLWHPEAHFDWVRPGIILYGASPSGQWQDIANSGLKPVMTLRSEIIGVQTLKAGDTVGYGSRYRATGEQRIGIVACGYADGYPRIAPSGTPVWVDGVRTGTVGTVSMDMMAIDLTPCPQAGIGTPVELWGNEVKIDDVASAAGTVGYELMCALAPRVPVVTL
- the fadR gene encoding fatty acid metabolism transcriptional regulator FadR, whose amino-acid sequence is MVIKAQSPAGFAEEYIIESIWNNRFPAGSILPAERELSELIGVTRTTLREVLQRLARDGWLTIQHGKPTKVNNFWETSGLNILETLARLDHESVPQLIDNLLSVRTNIATIFIRTAFRQHPEDALAVLASANAVEDHADAFATLDYNIFRGLAFASGNPIYGLILNGMKGLYTRIGRHYFANPEARSLALGFYHKLSELCSTAQHDQVYETVRRYGRDSGEIWHRMQKTLPGDLAIQSR
- a CDS encoding D-amino acid dehydrogenase, producing the protein MRVVILGSGVVGVTSAWYLSQAGHEVTVIDRESGPALETSAANAGQISPGYAAPWAAPGVPLKAIKWMFQRHAPLAIGLDGTPFQLKWMWQMLRNCDTRHYMENKGRMVRLAEYSRDCLKALRASTGIEYEGRQGGTLQLFRTAQQYENATRDIAVLEDAGVPYQLLEASQLGQVEPALAEVAHKLTGGLRLPNDETGDCQLFTQRLAQMCEQAGVTFRFNTPVDKLLSEGEKIYGVKCGEEVIKADAYVMAFGSYSTAMLKGILDIPVYPLKGYSLTIPVKEDSGAPVSTILDETYKIAITRFDNRIRVGGMAEIVGFNTELLKPRRETLEMVVGDLFPRGGFIEQATFWTGLRPMTPDGTPIVGRTPYKNLWTNTGHGTLGWTMACGSGQLLSDLLSGRTPAIPFDDLSVARYQSGFNPSRPQHLHGAHQ
- a CDS encoding SpoVR family protein, which encodes MATIDSMSRNSTRLCDGPDWTFELLDVYLAEIDRVAKLYRLDTYPHQIEVITSEQMMDAYSSVGMPINYPHWSFGKKFIETERLYKHGQQGLAYEIVINSNPCIAYLMEENTITMQALVMAHACYGHNSFFKNNYLFRSWTDASSIVDYLIFARKYITDCEERYGVDEVEKLLDSCHALMNYGVDRYKRPQKISLQEEKARQKSREEYLQSQVNMLWRTLPKREEEKTVAEARRYPSEPQENLLYFMEKNAPLLEPWQREILRIVRKVSQYFYPQKQTQVMNEGWATFWHYTILNHLYDEGKVTERFMMEFLHSHTNVVFQPAYNSPWYSGINPYALGFAMFQDIKRICQSPTEEDKYWFPDIAGSDWLETLHFAMRDFKDESFISQFMSPKIMRDFRFFTVLDDDRNNYLEISAIHNEEGYREIRSRLSSQYNLSNLEPNIQVWNVDLRGDRSLTLRYIPHNRAPLDKGRKEVLKHVHRLWGFDVIMEQQNEDGSVELLERCPTRLNTL